The nucleotide window atgataaaaaatgtgcattttattgtaaaatatttattgaCAATAATGTATATGAGAAGTATAAGCATCTGATATTAtacaattataatatagTATATTCGGTTGATAATTTAGAAATATTTAGAGAAGACCCTAAGCGAAAAGGATTTTACTATACAGGAATACCTATAGGATATGTTCACGAGGTAAAAAGAAATGGgcataatatatatataaatatatagatatacagacatttacatttatatatatctatgtattattttatacttGTAGAGgaattatcatttatacACCTATTACAAAATAACCATATTATACAATACACAAGGTGGTCCTAATTcaaacaaatattatatcgTCGGATTTGAAGTAGAACCACAAAGGTAATATTTTAAGttaattatttatgaaaaatatattactcaatattaataattacGATATTGTGTTGTACGttaatattcttatatatttagtaataattttttttttttttttttttttttttttgtattcacaaaaatattatatattatgtattataatttatcattattttattattattattattattattattattattattattatttttatttaatttttttcttttatttttagtGTTGATTTTACAAAGAATGATGATTGTGTTCAGAATGAAAGTACTATGATAATgggaaaaaataaatttgttacttttaaatatgatataagATATGTTAAAAGTGATAATTCTTTTCAACATCGATCAGAACATTATTATCGAAATTTGAATGATCAAAGCATGATACATTGGTTTTCTATTATTAATAGTATTATCCTAGTTGTTCTGTTATCGTTTTTATTAAGCACCATATTAATTAAAGCCCTACATAAagatttaaataaatacaatagaattaatacaaatatatttgaaacCGATGATATGGATGACAGAGGATGGAAACTAGTCCATGGTGATGTTTTTCGAAAACCAAGAAATTCAACCTTCTTTTCAGCATTTGTAGGTGTTGGTATCCAGATTATGTTTATGATACTTGTGTGTgcattaattttattaattggagtttataaatataaacaaagatatagatatatacaaataatgttttttatttggaTATGTATTAGTAGCATATCTGGTTATGCTTCTTCAATTTTATACAAACTCTTTAAAAGTAAACATGTCAAATTAACAATTTTTAGAACATCACTTATTTATCCATTTATcttatttcttatttttttccttataAATCTAGTATTACATTATGAACACTCCAATACAGCcatttcattttcttccTTAACGTCTGTGTGTATTTTGTGGTTTGGAATATCTGTACCTTTGATTTGTCTTGGATCATTTATAGgcaacaaaaaaaaaccaaTCGAATTACCTGTACgtgttaataatattccAAGACACATTCCAAAACAACCAATGTTAAATACATTCTTTGTATCATCCTTTATTGTTGGATCAATACTCTTCGcgtaaaaaaaaaaattaaaaataaaataatgaataataaaCCAAGTATTTAAGAATATTAATGGATgtatagatatattaataaatagaaataaaattatgtgtatttgtaaattaatgttatatatgtgtatatatgtatatatatatatatatatttatttatttatatatttatatttatatttatttatttatttatatatttatattgatTTACTTATGAACAACCTGCAcatgttcatattattttattacttGTTCAGGACCATGTACACAGAgctttttttcttatttacGTCATTATGGAAAAGcaatatgtattatttatttggTAACATTtgaaatatgaaataaagaaacaaatccatataatataaaatgtgtTTTTGGtaaacacatatatatatatatatatatatatttatttatttatttatttattttatttttgtagGCTTTTTGTTTCTggtaatatttttattaggCTTATTGAGTGCCCAGTTATCAATAGCATTAACTTATTATACGCTTTCCtggtaaatatatatataatattgtctttttttaaaaaatagtaatatatatatatatattttttttatttttattattttagTGAGGACTACAATTGGTGGTGGAAATCATTTGTTGCACCGGGGTCGTCGGGATTGTTtctctttttatattccatttattatttctttattaaattaaatatttctaCTTTTTCAGAaacttttatttattttgcctattcatttattatgtCTTATAcatgttttatatatacagGAACAGCAGGGTTTTTAGCTTCTTTTGCTTTCCTGCGAAAAATATACTCTTCCATAAAAGTTGATTAATcacataaaatatgaatatatgttttatatatatatataattttattttttccattttatttatatatttatctgatttttttttttgtaaaattattttttaaattaagaaggaaaaaaaaaatataataataaatgaaat belongs to Plasmodium reichenowi strain SY57 chromosome 10, whole genome shotgun sequence and includes:
- a CDS encoding endomembrane protein 70, putative, with translation MIIEHVLCSFILFVCYMIKYAEAYLPGMNPTTYKEGDPVIINIKNLSSRRAVTTLDYFSFPFCSSNNSKSSGEKAPNIFKILLGDTLHDTNIETTFLNDKKCAFYCKIFIDNNVYEKYKHLILYNYNIVYSVDNLEIFREDPKRKGFYYTGIPIGYVHERNYHLYTYYKITILYNTQGGPNSNKYYIVGFEVEPQSVDFTKNDDCVQNESTMIMGKNKFVTFKYDIRYVKSDNSFQHRSEHYYRNLNDQSMIHWFSIINSIILVVLLSFLLSTILIKALHKDLNKYNRINTNIFETDDMDDRGWKLVHGDVFRKPRNSTFFSAFVGVGIQIMFMILVCALILLIGVYKYKQRYRYIQIMFFIWICISSISGYASSILYKLFKSKHVKLTIFRTSLIYPFILFLIFFLINLVLHYEHSNTAISFSSLTSVCILWFGISVPLICLGSFIGNKKKPIELPVRVNNIPRHIPKQPMLNTFFVSSFIVGSILFATMYTELFFLFTSLWKSNMYYLFGFLFLVIFLLGLLSAQLSIALTYYTLSCEDYNWWWKSFVAPGSSGLFLFLYSIYYFFIKLNISTFSETFIYFAYSFIMSYTCFIYTGTAGFLASFAFLRKIYSSIKVD